In one Candidatus Ozemobacteraceae bacterium genomic region, the following are encoded:
- a CDS encoding serine/threonine-protein kinase — MRNPGDVIRERYKIIQFIGEGRHGTIYKAHDMTADRDVSLKILDGPASANIDTVKRFIKEGEVLSSLRHPAIARIYSLEKEGNLPFIITEFIDGRSMAAMKDELRRDLPALFRAFQQLLEGVEECHNRMVIHRDLKPSNLLIGNDGQLKIVDFGLAKTREKLTKPGVLLGTPAYMSPEQCQGLALSEASDVYAIGIIFWEFLTGQVPFEFDETNPGDNVARLLQHVTAPLPAERFDAVPKFAPLRETVFGMLDKTPRMRPSIRRIMADLKAVIPQILGA; from the coding sequence ATGCGCAACCCGGGCGATGTGATCCGAGAGCGATACAAGATCATCCAGTTCATCGGCGAGGGGCGGCACGGCACGATCTACAAGGCCCATGACATGACGGCCGACCGGGACGTCTCGCTGAAGATCCTCGATGGCCCGGCCAGCGCCAATATCGACACGGTGAAACGGTTCATCAAGGAAGGCGAGGTTCTCTCCTCGCTGCGGCATCCGGCCATCGCCCGCATCTACTCGCTCGAGAAGGAGGGCAACCTTCCCTTCATCATCACCGAGTTCATCGACGGCCGTTCGATGGCCGCGATGAAGGACGAGCTGCGCCGTGACCTGCCAGCCCTGTTTCGGGCGTTTCAGCAACTGCTCGAAGGGGTCGAGGAGTGCCACAACCGCATGGTCATCCACCGCGATCTCAAGCCTTCCAATCTGCTGATCGGCAACGACGGCCAGCTCAAGATCGTCGACTTCGGCCTCGCCAAGACACGCGAAAAGCTCACCAAGCCGGGCGTCCTTCTCGGCACACCGGCCTACATGTCGCCCGAACAGTGCCAGGGGCTGGCCCTGAGCGAGGCATCAGACGTCTACGCGATCGGCATCATCTTTTGGGAATTCCTGACCGGCCAGGTGCCATTCGAGTTCGACGAGACCAACCCCGGCGACAACGTAGCCAGGCTCCTCCAGCACGTGACAGCGCCGCTGCCGGCTGAGCGGTTCGACGCCGTGCCCAAGTTCGCCCCTCTGCGGGAAACCGTGTTCGGCATGCTCGACAAGACCCCGCGCATGCGGCCGTCCATCCGCCGTATCATGGCCGACCTCAAGGCCGTCATTCCGCAGATTCTCGGCGCATGA
- a CDS encoding cyclic nucleotide-binding domain-containing protein, with translation MRDDYTTFEPGQPVFFQGEVRQEYYGLTQGRFAKVKLTDSNPDVPMAERLANAVLLEIFDEPGQIFGEIDALLKKPHEFSVFALEESGATPIPTAGESLQNIVTGQPEIGIKTCISLARTLRATIERLERLSRIENDLRRLQSLSAQALLAVTSEIEQIRTGAFSTIASILEFVRTHKAFDRAKGVAAKTWLSKPAPSVSNAVIQGADLSNGAREFSTGTFLCRKGLPGNRLFILTGGAVDVVLDNDHRIRIDRPGSIIGEIAVLERLDGRNQDSLRTANVVCLTPVSAIVIEQEHIRDFFSSHPGMLSGMMFGLVTRTNETLKLVSGLCSTIRRFLFTELGAILEAHHGIASRLDTLRRQNPALERPFHSCANQSREIYNAFSAALGQIEKP, from the coding sequence GTGCGTGACGATTACACGACATTCGAGCCCGGACAGCCGGTGTTTTTTCAGGGTGAGGTCAGGCAGGAGTATTACGGGCTGACCCAGGGCCGGTTCGCAAAAGTGAAACTCACCGACTCGAATCCGGATGTCCCCATGGCGGAGCGGCTCGCAAATGCAGTGCTGCTCGAGATTTTCGACGAGCCGGGACAGATCTTTGGCGAGATCGATGCCCTGCTCAAGAAGCCTCACGAGTTTTCGGTCTTCGCTCTCGAGGAGTCAGGAGCAACGCCGATTCCCACCGCCGGGGAATCTCTGCAGAACATCGTGACCGGCCAACCGGAAATCGGTATCAAGACTTGTATATCACTGGCCCGCACCCTTCGGGCGACAATCGAACGGCTCGAAAGGCTTTCCCGGATTGAGAACGACCTGCGCCGCCTCCAGTCTCTTTCGGCCCAGGCGCTCCTCGCGGTCACGAGTGAAATCGAACAAATCCGCACCGGCGCGTTTTCGACGATCGCATCCATCCTGGAGTTCGTCCGAACGCACAAGGCGTTCGACCGGGCAAAAGGCGTCGCCGCGAAAACCTGGCTTTCGAAGCCGGCCCCCTCGGTATCCAACGCAGTCATCCAGGGAGCCGACCTCTCGAACGGAGCGCGCGAGTTCAGCACCGGCACGTTCCTCTGCCGGAAAGGGCTGCCCGGCAACAGGCTATTCATTCTGACCGGCGGAGCGGTCGACGTCGTCCTCGACAATGACCACCGGATCCGGATCGACCGGCCCGGGAGCATCATCGGGGAGATCGCCGTGCTCGAGCGTCTCGACGGAAGGAATCAGGACTCGCTTCGGACAGCCAACGTCGTGTGCCTCACGCCGGTTTCCGCGATCGTGATCGAACAGGAACATATCCGCGACTTTTTCAGCTCGCATCCCGGGATGCTGTCCGGGATGATGTTCGGCCTCGTCACCCGAACGAACGAGACGCTGAAGCTCGTTTCAGGCCTCTGCAGCACGATACGCCGGTTCCTGTTCACCGAACTCGGTGCCATTCTCGAGGCGCATCACGGAATCGCGTCCAGGCTCGACACTCTCCGCAGGCAGAATCCGGCGCTGGAACGCCCGTTCCATTCCTGTGCGAATCAATCGAGAGAAATATACAATGCATTTTCCGCGGCTCTCGGCCAGATCGAGAAGCCCTGA
- a CDS encoding alpha-amylase family glycosyl hydrolase, whose amino-acid sequence MRRIILVVCLLVGVCSTSWAETWKTLSVAGTFNNWDPAAAGGEMAVKGDHWEAKMFLHAGAVEYKFCADKAWALNWGDDAEKSDLPQKGKAVRGAGNILIRIDKSGTFLFSFDPSTGEYELVRDSAGEPPAPNPEPPTPPAPEPPAPPIPSPTGMDFREETIYFLITTRFYNGDAANDFYCRDRIKKGDPHWRGDFKGLIEQLDYIRDLGFTAIWITPPVENRSGLDYHGYHAYDWTRIDPRLESPGATYADLIKACHARGIKVIQDVVINHSSNYGIRNKVWIDRLPIKYFRKAGVSFEWPYVGNLGNYTSPWREDNDNPLAPGWFRERQTSDPEGIVPLKDPVTGVVLPTEKCDPNRFFGTDVNRLDPAWYHQNGFMAGGDWESPASLQTKHMAGDCLDLATERANVREYLNTAICGWLDLGVDAIRLDTVKHVERGDLLSYVNTWKKHKPGLFVFGENLVKGHGWGDLGGDNGPSDIRPWWYTRLGNDRRDPNSGPDSGFSVLDFSLFSTFRDNLSRGSLGGIEQVLSMDWVYGDATRLVTFLQNHDVGPDNDFKYRFKGDDWMAAVAYNLLWTIRGIPCLYYGEEIAFQKGLPQDICGNDDTLDQTGRAYFGDHLAPGAVAKTRAHPLWTHIQRLNAIRRAVPALQKAPMSLIREWGSGMSFVRDWNNGKSYAVVGLAAGSDQHITVVGIRNGLYRDAVTGNTVKVEGGSLVFDVKANSAGIYVLNGPGKIGSDGVFLR is encoded by the coding sequence ATGAGACGGATTATATTGGTTGTTTGTCTCCTGGTGGGTGTCTGCTCGACGTCTTGGGCCGAAACGTGGAAAACGCTTTCCGTCGCGGGGACCTTCAACAACTGGGACCCGGCCGCTGCGGGCGGGGAGATGGCGGTGAAGGGCGACCATTGGGAAGCGAAGATGTTCCTGCATGCCGGGGCCGTCGAATACAAATTCTGCGCCGACAAGGCCTGGGCGTTGAACTGGGGCGACGATGCCGAGAAATCCGATCTGCCGCAGAAGGGAAAGGCCGTTCGCGGCGCCGGGAACATCCTGATCCGCATCGACAAGTCGGGCACATTCCTCTTTTCCTTCGATCCGTCCACGGGAGAGTATGAACTGGTTCGCGACTCCGCGGGTGAGCCGCCGGCGCCGAATCCCGAGCCTCCGACGCCCCCCGCGCCCGAACCGCCGGCGCCCCCCATTCCCTCGCCAACCGGAATGGACTTCCGCGAGGAGACCATCTACTTCCTCATCACGACCCGCTTCTACAACGGCGACGCGGCGAACGACTTCTACTGCCGCGACCGCATCAAAAAGGGCGATCCCCACTGGCGCGGCGACTTCAAAGGGCTGATCGAGCAACTCGATTACATCAGAGACCTGGGCTTCACAGCCATCTGGATCACCCCGCCGGTCGAGAACCGCAGCGGCCTCGACTACCACGGCTACCACGCCTACGACTGGACCCGCATCGACCCGCGCCTCGAGTCGCCGGGGGCGACCTACGCCGACCTGATCAAGGCCTGCCACGCCCGCGGCATCAAGGTGATCCAGGACGTGGTCATCAACCACTCCTCGAACTACGGCATCCGGAACAAGGTCTGGATCGACCGGCTCCCGATCAAGTATTTCCGCAAGGCCGGCGTCTCGTTCGAGTGGCCCTACGTCGGGAATCTCGGTAACTATACCTCGCCCTGGCGCGAAGACAATGACAACCCGCTGGCTCCCGGCTGGTTCCGAGAGAGGCAGACCAGCGATCCCGAGGGAATAGTCCCGCTGAAGGACCCCGTCACCGGCGTCGTGCTTCCCACCGAGAAATGCGATCCCAACCGCTTTTTCGGAACCGACGTGAACCGGCTCGACCCGGCCTGGTATCACCAGAACGGCTTCATGGCGGGCGGCGACTGGGAGAGCCCCGCTTCCCTGCAGACGAAGCACATGGCCGGCGATTGCCTCGACCTGGCGACCGAGCGAGCGAACGTGCGCGAATATCTGAACACGGCGATCTGCGGCTGGCTCGACCTCGGCGTCGATGCTATCCGGCTCGACACCGTCAAACACGTCGAGCGCGGCGATCTGCTCAGCTATGTCAACACCTGGAAAAAGCACAAGCCCGGCCTGTTCGTGTTCGGCGAAAACCTGGTGAAGGGCCATGGGTGGGGCGATCTCGGCGGCGACAACGGGCCGTCCGACATCCGGCCTTGGTGGTACACCCGCCTCGGAAACGACCGGCGCGACCCGAATTCGGGCCCCGACTCGGGCTTCTCGGTGCTCGACTTCTCGCTGTTCTCAACGTTCCGCGACAATCTCAGCCGCGGCTCGCTCGGCGGCATCGAGCAGGTGCTGTCGATGGACTGGGTCTACGGCGACGCCACGCGGCTGGTCACCTTCCTGCAGAACCACGACGTCGGCCCCGACAACGATTTCAAATACCGGTTCAAGGGCGACGACTGGATGGCGGCCGTCGCCTACAACCTGCTCTGGACGATCCGCGGCATCCCGTGCCTCTACTACGGCGAGGAGATCGCGTTCCAGAAAGGGCTTCCCCAGGACATCTGCGGAAACGACGACACCCTCGACCAGACCGGCCGCGCCTACTTCGGCGATCATCTCGCCCCCGGCGCCGTCGCGAAGACACGCGCGCATCCCCTCTGGACGCACATTCAGAGGCTCAATGCCATCCGGCGAGCCGTTCCAGCCCTGCAGAAGGCCCCGATGAGCCTCATCCGCGAATGGGGCTCGGGCATGAGCTTCGTGCGCGACTGGAACAACGGCAAGAGTTACGCTGTCGTCGGTCTGGCCGCCGGAAGCGACCAGCACATCACGGTCGTCGGCATTCGCAACGGCCTCTATCGCGACGCCGTCACGGGAAATACGGTGAAGGTCGAGGGCGGCAGCCTGGTGTTCGACGTGAAAGCCAACTCGGCGGGGATCTACGTTCTCAATGGCCCGGGGAAAATCGGTTCCGACGGGGTGTTCCTGCGCTGA
- a CDS encoding SH3 domain-containing protein — protein MKSSSAVLLLLALVAIVSMAGPALVCAQSPQSTLEGHEISDSDQPAATGAGDSGKTAAQMEQTIASLEALVKQYEELIKKLEGQVKGAEAAVEGEDGTVEVNSSLNVRSGPWGSIIGGLTNGEKVKIIGKQDPWYKISYGGGTAYVHQNYISTAKQPAGQVPVVFPADYAGPIIDGTRAGGGSSSSPSSSAGAAPPAGDLQTRIVSAARALVGMRNFPYDPLTNGGRLGCAQVVSTALKNAGVMSKIVLNVHGVMNDLLAKGWKYAQVPPYRAGDVVTWKTYDSTGDGVMDPDTHIGIAVESGNNVQVMNNSSSQRMPRLCAANAMTLSHVLRKV, from the coding sequence ATGAAGAGTTCATCCGCTGTTTTGCTTCTTCTGGCGTTGGTCGCGATCGTCAGCATGGCCGGTCCTGCGCTGGTGTGTGCGCAGAGCCCGCAGTCGACGCTGGAGGGTCACGAGATCTCCGATTCCGATCAGCCTGCCGCAACCGGCGCGGGCGATTCCGGAAAGACCGCGGCCCAGATGGAACAAACCATCGCCAGTCTCGAAGCTCTCGTGAAGCAGTATGAAGAGCTGATCAAGAAACTCGAGGGCCAGGTGAAGGGCGCCGAGGCCGCCGTCGAAGGCGAAGATGGAACCGTCGAGGTCAACTCCAGCCTGAACGTCCGCAGCGGCCCGTGGGGCTCGATCATCGGCGGCCTGACCAACGGCGAGAAGGTCAAGATCATCGGCAAGCAGGACCCCTGGTACAAGATCTCCTACGGCGGCGGCACCGCCTACGTTCACCAGAACTACATCTCGACCGCGAAACAGCCTGCCGGCCAGGTGCCGGTGGTCTTCCCGGCCGATTACGCCGGGCCTATCATCGACGGAACCCGGGCGGGCGGAGGCTCTTCCTCCAGTCCGAGTTCGAGCGCCGGCGCCGCTCCCCCGGCTGGCGACCTTCAGACCCGCATCGTGAGCGCTGCCCGGGCGCTCGTCGGCATGCGCAACTTCCCGTACGACCCGCTGACGAACGGCGGCAGACTGGGCTGCGCCCAGGTCGTTTCCACCGCCCTCAAAAACGCCGGCGTCATGAGCAAGATCGTCCTCAACGTCCACGGCGTCATGAATGACCTGCTGGCCAAGGGCTGGAAATACGCGCAGGTTCCGCCGTATCGCGCCGGCGACGTCGTCACCTGGAAGACCTACGACTCCACCGGCGACGGCGTGATGGATCCCGACACCCATATCGGCATCGCCGTCGAGAGCGGAAACAACGTCCAGGTCATGAACAACTCCAGTTCGCAGAGAATGCCTCGGCTGTGCGCCGCCAACGCGATGACTCTCAGTCACGTTCTCCGCAAGGTCTGA
- a CDS encoding FmdE family protein translates to MKIFTPDISWNEYERGLSDACAFHGHLCPGMYNGVKMAFGARHLLGYETYPSKDLIVITEIDRCLTDAIISVTGCRLGRRTLKFRDWGRFAATFCSIERKKGIRISQKTEAFDELEAEMKRLGIDRHDTAAASRVFFGYPWERQFSISVAEVDWAETDLPGFPKERERCVKCGESIMDGRHVMVAGRPHCRPCAPA, encoded by the coding sequence ATGAAGATATTCACACCGGACATATCATGGAACGAGTATGAGCGCGGTCTCTCCGACGCGTGCGCCTTTCACGGCCACCTCTGCCCCGGCATGTATAACGGGGTGAAAATGGCGTTCGGGGCGCGGCACCTGCTCGGGTATGAAACTTACCCGAGCAAGGATCTGATCGTGATCACCGAGATCGACCGATGCCTCACCGACGCGATCATCTCGGTCACCGGCTGCCGTCTGGGCCGCCGCACGTTGAAATTCCGCGACTGGGGCAGGTTCGCCGCGACGTTCTGCTCGATCGAACGAAAAAAGGGGATCCGCATTTCCCAGAAAACCGAGGCGTTCGACGAGCTCGAAGCGGAGATGAAACGGCTCGGTATCGATCGTCACGACACAGCCGCCGCTTCCCGGGTCTTCTTCGGGTATCCGTGGGAGCGCCAGTTCTCCATCTCGGTTGCCGAGGTCGACTGGGCGGAAACCGATCTTCCGGGCTTTCCCAAAGAACGCGAGCGGTGCGTGAAATGCGGCGAATCGATCATGGATGGAAGGCATGTCATGGTCGCCGGCAGGCCGCACTGCCGCCCGTGCGCACCAGCGTGA
- a CDS encoding TonB-dependent receptor codes for MKRWRFLCIGLLLVQQGVLAEPQTASGTNAYRLSGLTITAERAGLERWLPATHEAVPTATAQLLYAPTPNDMIRAHPSVALGGSMKGMAAAPSVRGFPNHTTQVLLDGTPVNMPWANWANLTAYPLRGLKNAVLVSGGDGLLYGASGLAGALNLSLPTARDLEGLRMSQEIGNLGVNRREVTYGRVCDASEHLFTWSGNETRGHLENGFKDTDSLMYRGSYSLPQDWRVRTSFLELRGRFGLPNLNDTSMTPQIWDTWNVSHRDLVVEKETARDGVLTLRAFRNAEFSHITDYTDTTYATQKAESTQDMAVTGQELLYTWAPSSDHRLTVGWQGRRDTMDGASTSGHKELDTHGYLLSDIFEIGSNLRLNGTIRRDAHSTADSETSWTGGLTWNPASRWRWNVSRSRVARFPVMRELYMTFMGRQKNDGTWTATVPGQGNPALKAETADTTEGGFAWQFHRDWEISLKRYVSTVEDMIDREFSATWPRTAPRFLWVNRGEVDLSGWETRVQGKLCDTSSLWLGHTRIEKADDTATGLRLDARPSYKLNAGLTWERGRTSGLLFVERLGDAPYVSTGKGQSITTKLPASTRLDLTLRRRITDLMTATLTVNNLTDADIETDTHAVGVPVVYGIPRQAILGLDVRF; via the coding sequence ATGAAACGCTGGAGATTCCTTTGCATCGGATTGCTGCTCGTTCAACAGGGTGTGCTGGCGGAGCCGCAGACCGCCTCGGGCACGAACGCGTATCGGCTCAGCGGTCTGACGATCACGGCCGAACGCGCCGGCCTCGAACGATGGCTCCCGGCCACGCACGAAGCCGTTCCGACCGCCACCGCGCAACTCCTGTATGCTCCGACGCCGAACGACATGATCCGGGCGCATCCGTCTGTCGCGCTTGGCGGCTCGATGAAGGGCATGGCCGCCGCGCCGTCTGTCAGAGGCTTTCCGAATCACACGACCCAGGTCTTGCTCGACGGAACACCGGTCAACATGCCGTGGGCCAACTGGGCGAACCTGACGGCCTACCCGCTTCGCGGCCTGAAGAACGCCGTGCTCGTGTCCGGCGGCGACGGGCTGCTGTACGGTGCAAGCGGACTTGCCGGCGCACTGAACCTGTCGCTGCCGACCGCACGCGACCTCGAGGGGCTGCGCATGTCGCAGGAGATCGGCAACCTCGGCGTGAACCGGCGCGAGGTGACGTACGGGCGCGTCTGCGACGCGTCGGAGCACCTGTTCACCTGGTCCGGCAACGAGACGCGCGGCCACCTGGAGAACGGATTCAAAGACACCGACTCGCTCATGTATCGCGGAAGCTATTCATTACCGCAGGATTGGCGCGTCCGGACGAGTTTCCTCGAACTGCGCGGCCGGTTCGGCCTGCCGAACCTGAATGACACCTCGATGACACCGCAGATCTGGGACACTTGGAACGTCTCGCACCGTGACCTCGTCGTCGAGAAGGAAACAGCCCGCGACGGCGTTCTGACGCTCCGTGCCTTCCGGAATGCGGAATTCTCGCATATCACCGATTACACCGACACCACGTATGCAACCCAGAAAGCCGAATCGACGCAGGACATGGCCGTCACGGGCCAGGAGCTCCTCTACACCTGGGCCCCCTCGTCCGATCACCGCCTCACCGTCGGGTGGCAGGGGCGCAGGGATACGATGGACGGCGCTTCCACCAGCGGCCACAAGGAGCTGGATACGCACGGATACCTGTTGAGCGATATCTTCGAGATCGGCAGCAACCTCCGGCTGAACGGGACGATCCGGCGCGATGCCCATTCGACGGCCGATTCCGAGACATCCTGGACCGGCGGCCTCACCTGGAACCCCGCGTCGAGATGGCGCTGGAACGTCAGCCGTTCCCGCGTCGCCCGCTTCCCCGTCATGCGCGAGTTGTACATGACGTTCATGGGACGTCAGAAGAATGACGGCACCTGGACCGCGACCGTGCCCGGCCAGGGGAACCCGGCCCTGAAAGCGGAAACGGCCGATACCACCGAAGGCGGTTTCGCGTGGCAGTTCCATCGCGACTGGGAAATATCGCTCAAGCGGTATGTCTCGACCGTCGAGGATATGATCGATCGCGAGTTCAGCGCGACGTGGCCGCGCACCGCCCCGCGTTTCCTGTGGGTGAACCGCGGCGAGGTCGATCTCTCCGGCTGGGAAACCCGCGTACAGGGGAAGCTCTGCGATACATCCTCGCTCTGGCTGGGCCATACTCGCATCGAGAAGGCGGACGATACCGCCACCGGTCTGCGGCTCGACGCCCGGCCGTCGTACAAGCTCAACGCCGGCCTGACCTGGGAACGCGGCCGCACGTCGGGGCTTCTGTTCGTCGAGCGGCTCGGCGACGCGCCCTACGTCTCGACCGGAAAAGGGCAATCGATCACCACGAAACTCCCCGCCTCGACCCGGCTCGACCTCACCCTGCGCCGCCGCATCACGGACCTCATGACGGCGACGCTCACCGTCAACAACCTGACCGATGCGGATATCGAAACGGACACGCACGCGGTCGGGGTGCCGGTCGTGTATGGCATCCCCCGCCAGGCGATTCTCGGACTCGACGTGAGGTTCTAA
- a CDS encoding biopolymer transporter ExbD, with protein MAWKRSARTAGMSFDMTPASDIIFTLLLFFILTQQALPLMQVELPSVGEHRRQDTAVPVPIEVTAAGRVIWDGTPLPAEGWLPDAASRARRLPASAPVVLEIDRKAPAGIALELLDSLQAAGIARLAIAGHARETAGHEAVP; from the coding sequence ATGGCCTGGAAGCGATCGGCCCGGACCGCGGGAATGTCGTTCGACATGACACCGGCATCGGACATCATCTTCACGCTCCTGCTGTTCTTCATCCTCACCCAGCAGGCCCTGCCACTGATGCAGGTCGAACTGCCCTCCGTGGGTGAGCATCGCCGGCAGGATACCGCCGTTCCGGTTCCCATCGAGGTCACGGCGGCAGGCCGTGTCATCTGGGATGGAACCCCACTCCCGGCCGAAGGCTGGCTGCCGGACGCTGCAAGCCGCGCACGACGGCTCCCCGCTTCCGCGCCCGTCGTCCTCGAAATCGACCGCAAGGCGCCGGCCGGCATCGCCCTCGAACTGCTCGACAGTCTTCAGGCGGCCGGCATCGCCAGACTCGCCATCGCGGGTCACGCTCGGGAGACGGCCGGACATGAGGCCGTTCCATGA
- a CDS encoding MotA/TolQ/ExbB proton channel family protein encodes MTNAILDFLQKGGPVMIPLTVVGLVMWAIGLSRILWLLLWRFRPGRFACSGAPYWVDRALAMAKERRGLPGIGLTDSIELALARLEDCLTRRVPTLKFLAQTSTMLGFLGTVTGMVNTLRVIAARGVAIPPELAGGLFEALYTTIYGLILALIGIGLAQTIESLARSRLREIERRLFETLDAPDAPGQPDGEVR; translated from the coding sequence ATGACGAACGCAATCCTCGACTTCCTGCAGAAGGGCGGCCCCGTGATGATCCCTCTCACGGTGGTCGGTCTCGTGATGTGGGCCATCGGGCTGTCGCGGATCCTCTGGCTTCTGCTGTGGCGGTTCAGACCCGGCCGTTTCGCGTGCAGCGGCGCGCCTTACTGGGTCGACCGCGCGCTCGCGATGGCGAAGGAACGGCGCGGTCTGCCCGGCATCGGACTGACCGATTCGATCGAGCTCGCCCTCGCCCGCCTCGAGGACTGCCTGACGCGCCGCGTGCCGACCCTGAAATTCCTCGCCCAGACCAGCACGATGCTCGGTTTCCTCGGCACCGTCACCGGCATGGTCAACACGCTCCGCGTCATCGCCGCGCGCGGTGTCGCAATCCCCCCCGAGCTGGCGGGAGGTTTATTCGAAGCGCTATATACCACGATCTATGGCCTGATCCTGGCCCTCATCGGGATCGGCCTTGCGCAGACGATCGAAAGCCTCGCCCGCAGCCGCCTCAGGGAAATCGAACGCCGGCTGTTCGAAACGCTCGATGCCCCGGACGCTCCCGGCCAGCCCGACGGAGAGGTCCGCTGA
- a CDS encoding ATP-binding cassette domain-containing protein produces MNAPLELDIRRFAWSGEAEPLFSDLRLRLPRGRITRLRGPSGCGKSTLLALLAGELPASTPGCVVDLGETALPAVHGRSSQDPFLHLLTTTVLDELLLGPEFREPTWEAAVDHALATAKRFGLEPMLANPIDRLSFGQARYLGLAGMWQYPPELLLLDEPLTGLDIAHRERVLHAMNSLAESGVTILATEAGIEPGEDVFLLPAGVSANHPSPPPSLTPADDPQPLVLRGLRWAGGPAAASLDLELNRGELAIVTGPNGSGKTQLLRCLAGLAEPSAGSVNGSASRAFVPQHPDQELFAPDVLAELTLGRSDRRPDAEALARYLGLERHLETSPLLLSYGEKRRVSLAGALARHPAILLLDEPLGGLDQTNRSRISALLSAWLAAGGRIVAATHEPGWFEAFPHTRIDLENMR; encoded by the coding sequence ATGAATGCGCCGCTGGAGCTGGATATCAGGCGATTCGCCTGGTCCGGCGAGGCCGAGCCCCTGTTTTCGGATCTTCGGCTCCGTCTTCCGCGCGGCCGGATCACCCGTCTACGCGGCCCCTCGGGCTGCGGCAAGAGCACGCTCCTGGCGCTCCTTGCCGGCGAGCTTCCGGCATCGACGCCCGGCTGCGTCGTCGATCTCGGCGAAACAGCCCTGCCGGCGGTCCACGGACGTTCGAGCCAGGATCCTTTTCTCCATCTGCTAACGACGACGGTTCTCGACGAACTCCTGCTCGGTCCCGAGTTCCGGGAACCGACCTGGGAGGCGGCAGTGGATCATGCTCTCGCGACGGCGAAGAGGTTTGGCCTCGAACCGATGCTGGCGAACCCGATCGACCGGCTCTCCTTCGGCCAGGCGCGGTATCTCGGCCTTGCAGGCATGTGGCAGTATCCGCCCGAGCTTCTCCTGCTCGACGAACCGCTGACCGGCCTCGATATCGCGCACCGGGAACGGGTGCTGCACGCCATGAACAGCCTCGCCGAGAGCGGCGTCACGATACTGGCGACGGAAGCCGGCATCGAGCCGGGCGAAGACGTGTTCCTGCTTCCCGCCGGCGTCTCCGCGAACCATCCCTCACCCCCCCCGTCCCTGACACCGGCGGACGATCCGCAGCCGCTGGTCCTTCGCGGCCTTCGATGGGCCGGCGGACCGGCGGCCGCTTCCCTCGACCTGGAGCTGAACCGAGGCGAGCTTGCCATCGTGACCGGACCGAACGGTAGCGGCAAGACACAGCTGCTGCGCTGCCTTGCGGGACTTGCCGAACCTTCGGCGGGCAGCGTCAACGGTTCGGCGAGCCGCGCGTTCGTGCCGCAGCACCCTGACCAGGAGTTGTTCGCGCCGGACGTCCTCGCCGAACTGACGCTCGGACGCAGCGACCGCCGGCCCGACGCCGAAGCTCTCGCAAGGTATCTGGGCCTGGAACGGCATCTCGAAACCTCGCCCCTCCTCCTGAGCTACGGCGAAAAACGGCGCGTCTCGCTCGCCGGCGCATTGGCGCGCCACCCCGCCATCCTTCTGCTCGACGAGCCGCTGGGCGGCCTCGACCAGACGAACCGGTCGAGAATCTCGGCCCTCCTGTCGGCCTGGCTTGCCGCCGGGGGGCGCATCGTCGCGGCGACACACGAACCCGGCTGGTTCGAGGCATTTCCCCATACGCGTATAGACCTGGAGAACATGAGATGA